A portion of the Deinococcus hopiensis KR-140 genome contains these proteins:
- a CDS encoding LysM peptidoglycan-binding domain-containing protein produces MKAGRFWKTVLLATLLTSPAAATTYTVKAGDTLYSLARSVGLTVAQLQALNGLTGTDLKAGQVLRLPDVSAPVLPLPAAPLPANRPAAEPANIRITRSGCCAHAVWTADGAHLLYLDRPAGREVGVYSVPAAGGTQEGTWRLPPTLLSESGRYGLQPTGPSAALAVRLGGSSAATPVIVATSGRDAVWSAGGRLAWPAYGTANRNDWIPLTVWTTDPFGGEPRPTSRRSVTVYGGRLVGWVNEGTLLLTGRQARNDPRRSVLTVDLASGKTRVLAQGQVLSGVRLSADGMRVLFRVTLDTAGHNGMFAVPTSGGDVQALPAFGSARWLDGTRALLVPYEPGAASQRLLRVDVTTGQTAEVTSLSDKIAGDDWRVAPDGTRLVYLSGQDRALHVLTLPLLP; encoded by the coding sequence ATGAAGGCGGGAAGGTTCTGGAAAACCGTCCTGCTCGCGACGCTCCTGACTTCCCCCGCCGCGGCCACAACCTACACGGTCAAGGCCGGCGACACCCTGTACAGTCTGGCCCGGTCGGTCGGTCTGACAGTCGCGCAACTCCAGGCGCTCAACGGTCTGACGGGAACGGACCTGAAGGCGGGTCAGGTGCTCCGACTGCCTGATGTGTCCGCTCCGGTTCTCCCCTTACCTGCTGCACCGCTTCCCGCGAATAGACCTGCCGCTGAGCCTGCAAATATCCGTATCACCCGCTCCGGTTGTTGTGCCCACGCTGTCTGGACGGCAGATGGTGCGCACCTGCTGTACCTGGATCGCCCAGCAGGGCGAGAAGTTGGGGTGTACAGCGTTCCCGCCGCTGGTGGGACGCAAGAGGGCACCTGGCGCCTGCCACCGACGCTGCTCTCGGAAAGCGGCAGGTATGGATTACAACCTACTGGACCGTCGGCAGCGCTGGCCGTACGGCTCGGCGGTTCATCCGCTGCCACGCCTGTCATCGTGGCCACCAGTGGGCGGGACGCCGTGTGGTCGGCGGGTGGCCGACTGGCGTGGCCGGCGTACGGTACGGCCAACCGGAACGATTGGATTCCCCTCACCGTCTGGACCACCGATCCCTTTGGAGGCGAACCCCGGCCAACGTCCAGACGGAGCGTGACCGTGTATGGAGGGCGGCTGGTGGGCTGGGTCAATGAGGGCACGCTGCTGCTGACCGGACGGCAGGCCAGAAACGACCCCCGCCGTTCGGTCCTGACGGTCGATCTCGCGAGTGGCAAAACGCGAGTCCTGGCGCAGGGGCAGGTGCTCAGCGGCGTGCGCCTCAGTGCGGACGGCATGAGGGTACTGTTTCGGGTGACGCTCGATACAGCGGGACACAACGGGATGTTTGCCGTGCCCACGTCAGGCGGCGATGTCCAGGCCCTTCCAGCATTCGGATCTGCGCGTTGGCTGGACGGGACGCGGGCGCTGCTGGTGCCCTACGAGCCTGGAGCGGCCTCACAACGCTTGCTGCGTGTGGACGTCACCACGGGTCAGACCGCAGAGGTGACGTCCCTCTCGGACAAAATTGCGGGCGATGACTGGCGGGTGGCGCCGGACGGCACACGCCTGGTTTACCTAAGTGGGCAAGACCGGGCGCTGCACGTCCTGACCCTTCCCCTGCTGCCCTGA
- a CDS encoding ATP-binding protein — protein MGFNVEMGQVELRVLGQPEVRLAGESLSLPPKRLALVTYLAVEGSARPLHRAHLADLFWSDGTDEGARRNLRQELHRLKGSPLAPFLVLEGEVVGLRSLSCDALTFETQAHTLDAADLLAIYRGPLLNGVEVPHAPAFEEWLTSRRERLNARWLELCRARAHQLEQQGDPRGAIEALTPLRAAADEAACLSTMRLHVGLGELQAAGQVYAEICRLLADLGLSPALELTVLAERLRGVLHPPAPPAARQRASLDRPPLIGRDGLLARLEEQIRAGERLVLLEGEPGAGKSALAQALATRWGHALKLQGYEETGNTPFLPLAEALRPRADALRALPDVWRAEVARLLPEWAQGAGIPPTADTHGEGRARFLEGLARAVKAASAGGLLWLDDLHWFDPSTLEVLGLLLRGGEWRAVGTVRTLERRQNAALERLLLALERRRHLCSVEVGPLSETDTLRLLRALSPSGMGGTRFARRLHEGTQGNPLFLLEMLRTLLATGQLRESGGEWHTDFDADTDDYHELPLPSSVAGAVLSRVTRLSPGGPLAQVLAAAALLGDGFSLEELTGSLPLDEWALLDLLDQAVDAGLLGHLQDGRYGFAHSLIQRTLLEHLSADRRRLLHRRLAANLSHLGTSAARLAAHLEGGGDWEGAARNWLLAARDAARMYAHREALQSLERALTLGLPPELALEAEWQRVTAFRALDDRPGWRAALEAVTARLSPTAPPRLILHRLELEFSEGEYSAVLAGVHALRAGQSLSAEEQGWAGLWQANALNRLDRWPEAMVTYASTLSAAPATSLELRGRLLNGWAYAASQVGDLDLGQAKVEEAQALFSACGHRKGLAMAHNTAGTLLYMAEHDEAAAQQYRLAHTLAVEIGDRTSERLALTSLSAIYLVLEDFEAALEVTNSALELLEEWPDPYTECLMYERLSLVHRARGQRERQRVSLRQWRDRADKYHYATWSVSSRLSLLEALLDDPAGQAECRELLACLPTLLAACPEAQQQKQQARLEALTENFHRLAGP, from the coding sequence GTGGGGTTCAACGTGGAAATGGGCCAGGTCGAACTGCGGGTGCTGGGTCAGCCGGAGGTGCGGTTGGCTGGGGAATCACTGTCCCTGCCGCCCAAACGCCTGGCCCTCGTGACCTATCTGGCGGTGGAAGGCTCTGCCCGTCCTCTGCACCGCGCCCATCTGGCCGACCTGTTCTGGAGTGACGGCACGGACGAGGGAGCCCGGCGCAATTTGCGCCAGGAATTGCACCGCCTCAAAGGCTCGCCCCTGGCCCCCTTTCTCGTCCTGGAGGGGGAAGTGGTCGGGCTGCGCTCCCTCAGCTGTGACGCCCTGACCTTTGAGACACAGGCGCATACCCTTGACGCGGCTGACCTCCTGGCGATCTACCGGGGACCACTACTAAACGGCGTGGAAGTCCCCCATGCGCCCGCATTCGAGGAGTGGCTGACCAGCCGGCGTGAGCGGCTGAATGCGCGCTGGTTGGAGCTGTGCCGGGCACGGGCCCATCAGCTGGAACAGCAGGGTGATCCCCGCGGCGCTATAGAGGCCCTGACTCCCCTGCGGGCCGCGGCAGACGAGGCGGCCTGTCTGTCGACCATGCGGCTGCACGTGGGGTTGGGCGAACTGCAGGCGGCGGGACAGGTGTACGCTGAGATCTGCCGCTTGCTGGCTGACCTGGGCCTGTCACCCGCGCTGGAGTTGACCGTCCTGGCCGAGCGGTTGCGGGGTGTGCTGCACCCGCCCGCGCCGCCCGCCGCCCGCCAACGCGCCAGCCTCGACCGTCCACCCCTAATCGGCCGTGACGGGTTGCTCGCGCGTCTGGAGGAGCAGATTCGAGCGGGTGAACGCCTCGTGCTGCTGGAAGGTGAACCAGGCGCAGGTAAATCGGCACTCGCGCAGGCGCTGGCCACACGCTGGGGTCACGCCCTCAAGCTGCAGGGGTACGAGGAGACGGGCAATACGCCCTTTCTGCCGCTGGCGGAGGCCCTACGCCCACGCGCGGATGCGTTGCGCGCCTTACCTGACGTGTGGCGAGCGGAGGTGGCGCGGCTGCTGCCCGAATGGGCGCAGGGGGCAGGCATACCGCCCACGGCCGACACGCACGGCGAGGGCCGGGCACGGTTCCTCGAAGGGCTCGCGCGGGCCGTGAAGGCGGCGTCAGCGGGGGGCCTGCTGTGGCTCGATGACCTGCACTGGTTCGATCCCTCGACCCTGGAGGTACTGGGCCTGTTGTTGCGGGGGGGAGAGTGGCGCGCCGTGGGAACCGTACGGACGCTGGAACGCCGTCAGAACGCGGCCCTGGAACGCCTGCTGCTGGCCCTCGAACGGCGCCGCCACCTGTGTTCCGTCGAGGTCGGGCCCCTGTCGGAAACCGACACGTTGCGCCTGCTCCGCGCCCTCTCTCCCTCTGGCATGGGTGGGACACGCTTTGCCCGCCGACTCCATGAGGGCACGCAGGGCAATCCGCTGTTCCTGCTGGAGATGCTGCGAACACTGCTGGCGACCGGACAGTTGCGCGAGTCCGGAGGAGAGTGGCACACCGACTTCGACGCTGACACCGACGACTACCACGAACTGCCGCTGCCCTCGAGCGTGGCAGGCGCGGTGTTGTCCCGCGTGACCCGCCTCTCCCCGGGAGGACCTCTGGCGCAGGTGCTGGCAGCCGCTGCGCTGTTGGGGGACGGCTTTTCCCTGGAAGAACTCACGGGGAGCTTGCCCCTGGACGAGTGGGCGCTGTTGGACCTGCTCGATCAGGCGGTGGACGCCGGGTTGCTGGGCCACCTACAGGACGGACGCTACGGCTTCGCGCACAGCCTCATCCAGCGAACGCTCCTGGAACACCTCAGTGCCGACCGCCGGAGGTTGCTTCACCGGCGACTCGCGGCCAACCTGAGCCATCTCGGGACGTCCGCCGCCCGACTTGCGGCGCACCTGGAGGGTGGCGGTGACTGGGAAGGCGCCGCACGCAACTGGCTTTTGGCGGCGAGAGACGCGGCCCGGATGTATGCCCACCGTGAGGCGCTGCAGTCCCTGGAGCGTGCCCTCACGCTGGGCCTGCCGCCCGAGCTCGCGTTGGAGGCCGAGTGGCAGCGCGTGACCGCCTTTCGCGCCCTGGATGACCGACCCGGCTGGCGCGCAGCGCTGGAGGCAGTCACGGCCCGGCTTTCGCCCACCGCGCCCCCACGCTTGATCCTGCACCGTCTGGAGCTGGAATTCTCGGAGGGTGAATACAGCGCGGTACTGGCAGGGGTCCACGCCCTGCGTGCGGGCCAGTCCCTCTCCGCGGAGGAACAGGGCTGGGCCGGGCTGTGGCAGGCCAACGCCCTGAACCGGCTGGACCGCTGGCCGGAAGCGATGGTCACCTACGCCTCGACCCTCTCCGCCGCTCCGGCGACCTCCCTGGAACTTAGAGGCCGCCTGCTGAACGGCTGGGCCTACGCTGCGAGTCAGGTGGGCGACCTCGACTTGGGACAGGCAAAGGTGGAGGAGGCCCAGGCCCTTTTCTCGGCGTGCGGTCACCGCAAGGGACTGGCGATGGCGCACAACACTGCTGGAACGCTGCTTTATATGGCCGAGCACGACGAGGCGGCCGCGCAGCAGTACCGCTTGGCACACACGCTCGCGGTGGAAATCGGAGACCGCACCTCCGAACGCCTCGCGCTCACCAGCCTCAGCGCCATCTACCTCGTACTGGAAGACTTTGAGGCTGCGCTAGAAGTCACCAACAGCGCCCTGGAACTGCTGGAAGAATGGCCCGATCCCTACACGGAATGCCTGATGTACGAGCGGCTGTCGCTGGTCCACCGGGCGCGCGGTCAGCGGGAACGGCAACGCGTGAGCCTGCGGCAGTGGCGGGACCGCGCCGACAAATACCACTACGCGACCTGGAGCGTCAGCAGCCGCCTATCGCTGCTGGAGGCGCTGCTGGACGATCCAGCGGGGCAAGCCGAGTGCCGGGAGCTTCTGGCCTGCCTGCCCACCCTTCTCGCGGCCTGTCCAGAGGCGCAGCAGCAAAAGCAACAGGCGCGCCTGGAAGCCCTGACGGAGAACTTCCACCGGTTGGCAGGGCCGTAA
- a CDS encoding Ig-like domain-containing protein encodes MTYRLSTLLLMGAVGLSACGSGGPTPTQDTVAPTVGLSASPGTLTSPGDVTLTATASDNVGVTKVEFYDGTTLLSTDSTAPYTFIQLQTATSNGTHRYTARAYDAAGNSTASAEQNVTVNIASGPPAGVWDTAAWDTATFQ; translated from the coding sequence ATGACGTACAGACTCTCCACCCTCCTGCTGATGGGTGCTGTCGGCCTCAGCGCCTGTGGAAGTGGAGGCCCCACGCCCACTCAAGATACGGTGGCCCCCACTGTCGGTCTAAGCGCCTCGCCGGGAACGCTCACCTCGCCGGGTGACGTGACCCTAACCGCAACGGCAAGCGACAACGTGGGGGTGACGAAGGTGGAGTTCTACGACGGTACAACGCTGCTGAGCACCGACAGTACCGCGCCTTACACCTTCATCCAACTGCAGACGGCGACTTCCAACGGCACCCACCGTTACACCGCCCGCGCCTATGACGCCGCAGGAAACAGCACTGCCTCCGCCGAACAGAACGTCACCGTCAATATCGCCTCCGGCCCCCCTGCCGGGGTCTGGGACACAGCAGCCTGGGACACCGCCACCTTTCAGTAA
- a CDS encoding DUF7452 domain-containing protein gives MKNITLTMTLLTLASTAYAQFSVPNTFAPGGPIRAADMNANFGAVATQFNRSAAFVHTSSAANSVGNYTCVDHPLANNQPNAVVVFSRSWGNGGSMAYITSPFSAWYNGERWCIYLENNALTMPLDVKFNVMVFKP, from the coding sequence ATGAAAAACATCACCCTCACGATGACCCTGCTGACCCTCGCCTCGACGGCCTACGCGCAGTTTAGCGTTCCCAATACGTTTGCGCCCGGCGGCCCGATTCGCGCTGCCGACATGAATGCCAACTTTGGTGCCGTCGCAACCCAGTTCAACCGCTCGGCGGCCTTCGTTCACACGAGCAGTGCGGCCAATTCCGTTGGCAACTACACCTGCGTGGATCATCCTCTCGCCAACAACCAGCCCAACGCCGTGGTGGTCTTTAGCCGGAGCTGGGGCAATGGCGGCAGCATGGCCTACATCACCTCACCCTTCAGCGCCTGGTACAACGGCGAGAGGTGGTGCATCTACCTGGAAAACAACGCCCTCACCATGCCTCTGGATGTGAAGTTTAACGTCATGGTCTTCAAGCCCTGA
- a CDS encoding MFS transporter, whose translation MHTKRTGKLWETGFGWLWLGQAVTALGDRALGIALPYVVYQQTGSLTSTALLALSGYLPGLLFGSVAGVFADRWDRRWSLVTAQLLQGGIILLLLAASPERLWLTTAVVFAERTLSLLALPAGAALLPSLVGEAALARATARLSVATTTARLLGPVLGGALAAAVGMHGAVVLDAMSFFVAAALFSRLPFLPNHGRGPAPASLLASWRSMTREWKDGLRVIGQRRAIGTLFITLSLTSLGGTLVDPYSMGFVQGVLQANPAQVGLLSSAVGTGTLLGSLLSTWAVERFDLRRLVAVGTLLVGGLMLGLYHQAELPPVLLLGALMGLPMVVANVAASAMLQLKTPDRYRGRVYGALGTSNALVGVLVTTAAALIGDRVAAVPMLTLAGILTLMAGMVALALPHSSEESPSTLPLGRE comes from the coding sequence ATGCACACCAAGCGCACTGGAAAACTATGGGAGACAGGCTTCGGCTGGTTGTGGCTCGGTCAGGCGGTGACGGCGTTGGGGGACCGGGCGCTGGGCATCGCCCTGCCTTACGTGGTCTACCAGCAGACCGGCTCGTTGACCTCGACCGCGCTGCTGGCGCTCTCGGGCTACCTGCCGGGCCTACTGTTCGGGTCGGTCGCCGGCGTGTTCGCCGATCGCTGGGATCGGCGGTGGTCGTTGGTCACCGCGCAACTGCTTCAGGGCGGAATCATCCTCCTGTTGCTCGCCGCCAGCCCGGAGCGGTTGTGGCTGACCACGGCCGTTGTCTTTGCCGAGCGCACCCTGAGCCTGCTCGCGTTGCCTGCCGGCGCGGCCCTGTTGCCGTCGCTCGTCGGTGAGGCCGCCCTGGCGAGGGCCACAGCCCGCCTGTCGGTGGCGACCACGACAGCGCGGCTGCTCGGACCCGTGCTGGGCGGCGCGCTCGCTGCCGCAGTTGGGATGCACGGGGCGGTTGTGCTCGACGCGATGAGTTTCTTCGTCGCAGCGGCGCTCTTCAGCCGGTTGCCGTTCCTTCCGAACCATGGCCGTGGACCAGCTCCCGCCTCACTGCTCGCGTCCTGGCGCAGCATGACCAGGGAATGGAAGGACGGCCTGCGGGTGATCGGGCAGCGCCGGGCGATCGGAACTCTATTTATCACCCTGTCCCTCACCAGTCTGGGCGGTACGCTGGTCGACCCCTACTCCATGGGCTTCGTCCAGGGCGTGCTGCAGGCCAACCCAGCCCAGGTCGGCCTGCTCAGCTCAGCGGTCGGTACGGGGACCTTGCTGGGCAGCCTGCTTTCCACCTGGGCTGTGGAGCGCTTCGATCTGCGGCGGCTGGTGGCCGTGGGGACCCTCCTTGTCGGTGGCCTGATGCTGGGGCTGTACCACCAGGCGGAACTGCCCCCTGTGCTTCTGCTGGGCGCACTGATGGGCCTGCCGATGGTCGTGGCGAACGTGGCCGCTTCCGCCATGCTGCAACTCAAGACGCCAGACCGGTACCGAGGCCGGGTCTACGGAGCGCTGGGCACCTCGAACGCCCTCGTCGGCGTCCTCGTCACGACCGCAGCCGCGCTGATCGGTGACCGGGTGGCAGCGGTGCCCATGCTGACCCTCGCAGGAATCCTGACGCTCATGGCCGGGATGGTGGCGCTGGCCCTACCGCACAGTTCGGAGGAATCGCCTTCCACCCTCCCGTTGGGTCGTGAGTAG
- a CDS encoding winged helix-turn-helix domain-containing protein: MTAPNSPRLSAKDGAEHELWQRLDDPASARVLADAYTRQFFEPFIWRERRVSDVARELQVSKTAMLYRVRQFLRLGLLEVTRTEPRAGRAVRYYRATSQGYFVPFTATSAESVQALYETSVDNTRRSVLATLTRAWGALADDPRWFGLYTYGDESGLKSHALLPYRPADNVHDLTQRGFLEPLLDEHAPTIWDNTTALSLRAEDAKALQRELHALQRRYSRRTSGGGKTYLLRLTLTPIPVSPEKSI, translated from the coding sequence ATGACAGCTCCAAATTCACCCAGACTTTCCGCAAAGGATGGCGCAGAGCATGAGCTGTGGCAGCGGCTGGATGATCCCGCGTCGGCGCGGGTGCTCGCCGACGCGTACACCCGGCAGTTTTTCGAGCCGTTTATCTGGCGGGAACGCCGGGTCAGCGACGTGGCCCGGGAATTGCAGGTCAGCAAGACGGCCATGCTCTACCGCGTGCGGCAGTTCCTGCGCCTGGGGTTACTGGAGGTCACGCGAACCGAACCTCGAGCGGGCCGTGCCGTGCGGTACTACCGCGCCACCTCCCAGGGGTACTTCGTGCCCTTCACTGCGACCTCCGCCGAGTCCGTACAGGCGCTGTACGAGACATCGGTGGACAACACCCGCCGCTCGGTTCTGGCGACCCTCACGCGCGCGTGGGGTGCTCTGGCCGATGATCCACGCTGGTTTGGGCTGTACACCTACGGCGACGAGAGCGGCCTGAAAAGTCACGCCCTCCTGCCCTATCGACCCGCAGACAACGTTCATGACCTCACCCAACGCGGCTTTCTGGAACCACTGCTGGATGAACACGCGCCCACCATCTGGGACAACACCACGGCGCTGAGCCTCAGGGCAGAGGACGCCAAGGCGTTGCAGCGCGAACTCCACGCTCTACAACGCCGCTATAGCCGGCGAACCTCTGGCGGGGGAAAGACCTACCTCTTACGCCTGACCCTGACCCCTATTCCGGTCAGTCCCGAAAAATCCATCTGA
- a CDS encoding alpha/beta hydrolase encodes MTRTVQWQEAALVTGQEVWPSTIGLGTPISRGLPYKDVLVPAQHGGMPAWLVPGNPAGEVRGTDWVILTHGYKGLRQDSLRILPTFRRLGLTSLTITYRNAHGAPRTKQGVYRLSAEEWQDLEAAVVYARTQGARRLLLMGFSMGGGITLAFLRYSTLAAEVSGVILDSPSLEWRALIRHFARRYRLLPLAGMVERLTSLKSGQDFDAVDHLSVMDRFSTPMLLFHGSHDRTVPVEQVELLAKARPDIVEYHRMEGAEHVRGWNVDPERYEATLAEFVQRIMS; translated from the coding sequence GTGACTCGCACCGTGCAGTGGCAGGAAGCTGCCCTCGTGACCGGGCAGGAGGTCTGGCCCAGCACCATTGGCCTCGGTACGCCTATCTCGCGCGGACTGCCTTATAAGGACGTTCTCGTCCCCGCGCAGCATGGGGGGATGCCCGCTTGGCTCGTGCCTGGCAATCCTGCTGGAGAAGTGAGGGGCACCGATTGGGTGATCCTGACCCATGGGTACAAGGGGCTGCGGCAGGACTCGCTACGTATCCTGCCGACATTCAGGCGGTTGGGCCTGACCAGCCTCACCATTACCTACCGCAATGCGCACGGAGCGCCCCGAACGAAGCAGGGGGTCTACCGCTTAAGTGCCGAAGAGTGGCAGGACCTGGAAGCGGCTGTGGTCTACGCCCGTACGCAGGGAGCACGGCGCCTCTTGCTGATGGGGTTTAGCATGGGTGGCGGAATTACCTTGGCGTTCCTGCGTTACAGCACGCTTGCTGCAGAGGTGAGCGGCGTCATCCTCGACTCTCCCTCCCTGGAATGGCGTGCCTTGATTCGCCACTTTGCCCGACGGTACCGTCTCCTGCCTCTGGCTGGAATGGTAGAACGGCTGACAAGTCTGAAGAGTGGGCAGGACTTTGATGCCGTCGATCACTTGAGTGTGATGGACCGCTTCTCCACACCGATGCTGCTGTTCCATGGGAGCCACGACCGAACTGTTCCGGTTGAACAGGTGGAGTTGCTGGCAAAGGCCCGGCCCGACATTGTGGAATACCACCGAATGGAAGGGGCCGAACACGTTCGGGGTTGGAACGTCGATCCAGAGAGGTATGAGGCAACACTGGCGGAATTTGTGCAGCGCATCATGTCCTGA
- a CDS encoding helix-turn-helix domain-containing protein, translating into MPSSISKMEDNAQERWRATQPGQRNVVDVHVANIRAKFWDAEAHGTI; encoded by the coding sequence ATGCCCTCCTCCATCAGCAAGATGGAGGACAACGCGCAGGAACGCTGGCGGGCAACCCAGCCGGGCCAGCGTAATGTGGTGGACGTGCATGTTGCGAACATTCGCGCGAAATTTTGGGATGCCGAAGCACACGGAACCATCTGA
- a CDS encoding NAD-dependent epimerase/dehydratase family protein: MTTSSNLHVVLGGTGAAGRTLVNELAHLGHRVRAVSRSNRGGWPAGVEWRAADLTNLESLRAVLADASVIYMAAQPPYHRWPEEFPALIENVLLALPSPDTRLVMVDNLYAYGPVTGPIHEGLPAVATDRKGKVRAKVADRLLTAHRAGQARVVIGRASSFFGPGVEASVADLNFFRKAAAGKAVQWPARLDRLHSLSFIEDYARGLAILGTHERALGRVWHVPTDVPLTGRRWIELVAREGGVPARPGVLPKALIRIAGLFSPVAREFGEMFYEFEEAYVLDGSAFALNFSFQPTPNEQAVRRTLTSLHAQEHTRGTNPRPAIH; the protein is encoded by the coding sequence ATGACCACATCTAGCAACCTGCATGTCGTCCTTGGCGGCACAGGCGCAGCCGGCCGCACCCTCGTGAACGAACTCGCCCACCTCGGGCACCGCGTACGCGCTGTGTCCCGATCAAACCGTGGGGGCTGGCCTGCGGGAGTAGAGTGGCGCGCCGCCGATTTGACAAACCTTGAGTCCCTACGCGCGGTACTCGCGGACGCCTCAGTCATCTACATGGCAGCCCAGCCCCCCTACCACCGCTGGCCCGAGGAATTTCCCGCTCTCATCGAGAACGTGCTTTTGGCCCTCCCCTCACCAGATACTCGGTTGGTGATGGTGGATAACCTGTACGCGTATGGCCCAGTGACTGGGCCAATCCACGAGGGCCTTCCAGCGGTCGCAACGGACCGTAAGGGCAAGGTGAGGGCGAAGGTGGCTGACCGTCTGCTCACGGCTCACCGGGCAGGCCAGGCGCGCGTCGTCATTGGGCGGGCGTCTTCCTTCTTCGGGCCAGGCGTGGAGGCGAGCGTGGCTGACCTGAACTTCTTCCGCAAGGCGGCCGCCGGAAAGGCCGTGCAGTGGCCCGCCCGCCTTGACCGCCTGCACAGCCTGTCATTCATTGAGGACTATGCCCGGGGACTGGCCATCTTGGGAACGCATGAACGCGCCCTTGGACGGGTGTGGCACGTTCCAACAGACGTTCCGCTGACCGGCCGTCGTTGGATCGAGCTTGTGGCGCGGGAAGGGGGCGTTCCAGCTCGTCCTGGCGTCCTCCCCAAAGCCCTTATCCGGATCGCGGGACTGTTTAGCCCCGTGGCACGCGAATTTGGCGAGATGTTCTACGAGTTCGAGGAGGCCTACGTACTGGACGGGTCGGCGTTCGCCCTGAACTTCAGCTTCCAGCCCACGCCCAACGAGCAAGCCGTACGCCGCACGCTCACCTCGCTTCACGCACAGGAACATACTCGCGGCACCAATCCTCGCCCTGCCATCCACTGA
- a CDS encoding HU family DNA-binding protein, which produces MTKKSTKASAKAAPAAEPAPKAEAASAKSTKVAKTQLVEQVAQKTGLTKKQADQAVNAFMEIVVRGVQKGQSVGLPGLGTFSVRETAARTGVRPGTSERIQIPAGKKVAFKAASTLKGALSDPE; this is translated from the coding sequence ATGACGAAAAAGTCAACGAAGGCCTCCGCGAAGGCGGCTCCCGCCGCTGAACCCGCCCCGAAGGCCGAAGCCGCTTCGGCCAAGAGCACCAAGGTCGCCAAGACCCAGCTCGTGGAGCAGGTCGCACAGAAAACCGGTCTGACCAAGAAGCAGGCGGACCAGGCCGTCAATGCCTTTATGGAAATCGTCGTGCGGGGCGTGCAAAAAGGTCAGAGCGTCGGACTCCCCGGCCTGGGAACCTTCAGCGTTCGGGAAACCGCGGCCCGTACCGGTGTGCGTCCCGGCACGAGCGAGCGCATTCAGATTCCCGCTGGCAAGAAGGTCGCCTTCAAAGCCGCGAGCACCCTAAAGGGCGCGCTCAGCGACCCCGAGTAA